Below is a genomic region from Caulobacter rhizosphaerae.
GATCTCCTTGCGGGGGTCGTTGCTGGGCAGCATGCCGTACTTCTCGACCTTGCAGTCGAAGCCGGCCTTGGTGGCCAGCTTGCTGTAGAGGCCGGCCTGTTCGGTCTGGGCCGCCACGGCGTCGCTCAGGGTGCAGCCGCCGCCGACGAAGCCGGCCTGGGCGCAGTCGATGGCCTTGACCAGCGCGCCGCCGGCCGCGGCCTGCTGCAGCACGTAGCCCTTGCCGTCCTGGCAGGCGACTTCGAAGTAGTTGTCCGTCTTGGTGCTGAGGATGTAGCGCTTGTCCTTGATCGCGCAGCTCTTGCCCGCCGCGGCGTTCAGCTGGTCGACGACGGCCAGCTGGGTGGCCTTGTCGGTCAGCTTGCAGCTGACATTGCCGCCTTCCTCGTACAGCAGGCAGCTGTTGACCGTGACGTCCTGGTCGACATTGATCGGGGCCGAGGTCTGGACGATGTAGCCGGCGCCGCCCTTACAGGCGACTTCGAAATAGGCGTTCTTGGCGCCGGCGCCGATGGCGCGGGCGTTCTGGATGTCGCAGGGCGTGTTGGCCTTGGCCAGGTACGGCACCAGGCCGGTCTTGGGATCGGCGTTGGCGGGCAGCAGGCAGGCCAGGGCGCTGGGCTTGCCGTCGGCGCCGGGCTGGGCGGTCTCCAGGCAGCTGTAGGCCTGGGGCGCGGCGTCCTTCTTGGCCAGCAGCGCGAAGCCCAGGCCCTGCTGGCAGGCGACTTCGTAATAGTCGGTGCTGGTCTTCTTGTCGTTGCCGATCAGGCGGGCGTCCGTGACGGTGCACGAAATGCCGGCGGCCTTGGCGACGTCCGGCGCGGCCTTCATGCCGGCCTCGCGGGCCTTGGCGTCGACGGCGGCCGGCTTTTCCTTGTCCTTCGCCGCCGAGATCACGGTGGCGGGAACGAGCGCGGCGAGCGCGAGGGCGGCCGTCAAGCCGATCGCGATGGGCCTCATGGGGTACGTCTCCTGGGGTAAATTCCTCGCGGCGGACTTAAGGCCCGCTTGCATCGAGGGTCAAGATGTCGTCCGACGGGGGCGCAATCATGACGATGGCCGCGACCGGAGGACGCAAATGCGGGACGGGATCGAGGAAGATGCGCCCGAACCGGCCGAAAAAACGCACAGGCCGAGGCTGGTCTATCCGTTTGAGACCGCGCCGGAAACCGGATCGGGCCAAGCGGTCGAGGTAGCACCCGGCGTCCTGTGGCTGCGCCAGCCGCTGGGCGGCTCGCTGGGCTTCATCAATGTCTGGGCGATCGCCGACGGCGAGGGCTGGGCGGTGGTCGACACCGGCTTTCAGACCAAGGAGACCTCGCAGGCCTGGCGCGCGGCCTTCGCCGGGGCCCTGGACGGGCGGCCGATCACCCGGGTGATCGTCACCCATCTGCATCCGGACCATGTGGGCTTGGCCGGCTGGATCGCACGCAAGTTTGACGTCCGCCTGTGGATGACCCGGCTGGAGTACTTCCAGTGCCGGATGCTGGTGGCCGACACCGGTCGCGAGGCGCCCGAGGACGGGGTGCGGTTCTTCCGCGCCGCGGGCTGGGACGAGGAGGCGATCGAGAACTACAAGGCCCGGTTCGGCGGCTTCGGCAAGATGATCTACCAACTACCTGACAGCTACCGCCGGATGACCGACGGGGAGGTGTTCCGCATCGGCGACCACGACTGGCGGGTGGTGACTGGCCAGGGCCACTCGCCCGACCACGCCTGCCTGTGGTGCGAGGCGCTGGGCGTCTTGATCTCCGGCGACCAGGTGTTGCCC
It encodes:
- a CDS encoding MBL fold metallo-hydrolase, with the translated sequence MRDGIEEDAPEPAEKTHRPRLVYPFETAPETGSGQAVEVAPGVLWLRQPLGGSLGFINVWAIADGEGWAVVDTGFQTKETSQAWRAAFAGALDGRPITRVIVTHLHPDHVGLAGWIARKFDVRLWMTRLEYFQCRMLVADTGREAPEDGVRFFRAAGWDEEAIENYKARFGGFGKMIYQLPDSYRRMTDGEVFRIGDHDWRVVTGQGHSPDHACLWCEALGVLISGDQVLPRISSNVSVFPTEPDADPLSDWLTSLAKVRATVPDTVLVLPAHNDPFRGLHARIDGLISGHERGLGRLAGKLAEPKRAVDVFGALFARPIGPDLLGMATGEALAHLNCLIGRGLATREADADGVNWYRAAG